In Leucoraja erinacea ecotype New England chromosome 28, Leri_hhj_1, whole genome shotgun sequence, the following are encoded in one genomic region:
- the ppm1da gene encoding protein phosphatase, Mg2+/Mn2+ dependent, 1Da encodes MAAHSLFSLRVSVHSDQGGRKYMEDVTQVVIEPEPGPREAESAGEEEEAEEEGDGEQGPKPRPGVAFFAVFDGHGGREAAVFARDNLWKCIKKQRGFLSEDPEEFRGAIRKGFIACHYAMWKKLPDWPKTLTGLPSTSGTTASVVIICRDKMYVAHVGDSGVVLGAQDSPGPGQTQSPGTMQALEVTQDHKPELPKEKERIEGLGGSVINKSGVNRVVWKRPRLTHNGPVRRSTVIDQIPFLAVARALGDLWSYDFYSGEFVVSPEPDTSVHTINCQDHKYIILGSDGLWNMISAQDAVSICHDNEDRQRLLEDAGPTSARLLVSRALGRWRQRMLRADNTSTVVICIDPPGGGRPPCAEELRLKLAGGIAHRLEESRLQPSSPPLKAAEQLSPPWFCSGFVPVLARREVRHGRSPPPDVAAATENRGRAQSPGGEGGRSPWGGWGRAGGGLKRTLEELNGDAPTPAKRLKVRGGRGSGSESTGTPARRRNPDKQATRRSLRGQRRLRNSLLPPHRKTICVC; translated from the exons ATGGCGGCTCACAGCCTTTTCTCGCTGCGGGTCAGTGTTCATTCCGACCAGGGTGGTAGGAAATACATGGAGGATGTGACCCAGGTGGTGATCGAACCCGAGCCGGGGCCCAGGGAGGCCGAGAGCGCCGGCGAGGAGGAGGAAGCGGAGGAGGAGGGCGACGGCGAGCAGGGCCCGAAGCCCCGGCCCGGAGTGGCCTTCTTCGCCGTGTTTGACGGTCACGGCGGGCGGGAGGCAGCGGTCTTCGCCCGCGACAACCTGTGGAAGTGCATCAAGAAGCAGCGCGGGTTTCTGTCGGAAGATCCCGAGGAATTCCGTGGCGCCATACGTAAAGGATTCATCGCCTGTCATTACGCCATGTGGAAGAAGCTCC CTGATTGGCCGAAGACATTGACTGGGCTGCCCAGCACGTCCGGCACAACCGCCAGCGTGGTCATCATTTGCCGGGACAAGATGTACGTGGCTCACGTGGGCGACTCTGGCGTGGTGCTGGGTGCACAGGACAGTCCCGGCCCGGGTCAAACTCAGAGCCCGGGCACCATGCAGGCACTGGAGGTGACGCAGGACCACAAGCCGGAGCTCCCCAAGGAGAAGGAGCGGATTGAGGGGCTCGGCGGGAG CGTCATCAACAAGTCGGGAGTGAACCGCGTGGTCTGGAAGAGGCCGCGACTGACCCACAACGGGCCGGTGCGCCGGAGCACCGTCATCGACCAGATCCCCTTCCTGGCAGTGGCCAGGGCCCTGG GGGATCTGTGGAGCTACGACTTCTACAGCGGTGAGTTTGTGGTCTCGCCGGAGCCGGACACGAGCGTTCACACCATCAACTGCCAAGACCACAAGTACATCATCCTGGGCAGCGACGGGCTGTGGAACATGATCTCCGCCCAGGACGCCGTCAGCATCTGCCACGACAACGAGGACAGGCAGCGACTACTG GAGGATGCGGGGCCGACGAGCGCCAGGCTGCTGGTGAGCCGGGCGCTGGGCCGGTGGCGGCAGCGCATGCTGCGGGCGGACAACACCAGCACCGTGGTGATCTGCATCGACCCGCCGGGTGGAGGGCGGCCCCCCTGCGCCGAGGAGTTGCGACTCAAGCTGGCTGGTGGCATCGCCCACCGCCTCGAGGAGTCCCGGCTGCAGCCGTCATCCCCTCCACTGAAG GCCGCTGAACAGCTGTCTCCACCCTGGTTTTGCTCTGGCTTCGTCCCGGTGCTGGCAAGAAGAGAGGTGCGGCATGGCAGGAGCCCGCCGCCCGACGTTGCCGCGGCGACCGAGAACCGCGGGCGGGCGCAGTCcccgggtggggagggggggcgatcGCCCTGGGGCGGCTGGGGCAGGGCCGGCGGCGGGCTCAAGCGGACGTTGGAGGAGCTCAATGGGGACGCCCCCACCCCCGCCAAGAGACTGAAGGtgcggggagggaggggcagcGGCAGCGAGAGCACGGGTACCCCCGCCCGTCGCAGGAACCCCGACAAGCAGGCTACGCGCAGGAGCCTGAGGGGTCAGCGGCGGCTGAGGAACTCACTGCTGCCCCCCCACAGGAAGACCATCTGCGTGTGTTGA
- the LOC129710595 gene encoding pinopsin-like: protein MAPATPHNGTVGAFEGPQWPHYASKSTYMVVATLMGLVVFLASFVNGLVILVSLKYKKLRSPLNYILVNLAVANLMVTFFGSTVSFSNNIHGYFTLGETMCQFEGFMVSLTGIVGLWSLAILAFERYVVVCKPLGDFRFQQRHAVWGCLFTWLWSLVWTAPPLFGWCSYVTEGLRTSCGPNWYTGGTNNNSYVVALFVTCFMMPLSLIIFSYSSLLVVLRAVAQQQKDSQSTQRAEREVSRMVVAMVMAFLVCWLPYTTFAMVIAINKDIVIQPTLASMPSYFSKTATIYNPVIYVFMNKQFRTCLVTTLCCGRDPLGGSEETSSGSAAGSNTKTIDLSERGGNRVLPA from the exons ATGGCTCCTGCTACCCCTCACAACGGGACCGTTGGTGCTTTTGAGGGCCCCCAATGGCCGCACTACGCCTCAAAGAGCACCTACATGGTGGTGGCCACGCTGATGGGGCTGGTGGTCTTCCTGGCCTCCTTTGTCAATGGCCTGGTGATCCTGGTGTCTCTCAAGTACAAGAAACTCCGTTCACCCCTCAACTACATCCTGGTCAACCTGGCAGTGGCCAACCTGATGGTCACTTTCTTCGGCAGCACGGTCAGCTTCTCCAACAACATCCACGGCTACTTCACCCTGGGGGAGACCATGTGTCAGTTCGAAGGTTTCATGGTGTCTCTGACAG GTATCGTGGGGCTGTGGTCGCTGGCGATCCTGGCCTTCGAACGTTACGTGGTCGTCTGCAAACCCTTGGGTGATTTCCGCTTTCAGCAGCGGCACGCGGTCTGGGGCTGCCTCTTCACCTGGCTCTGGTCACTGGTCTGGACGGCCCCGCCTCTGTTCGGATGGTGCAGTTACGTTACTGAGG GACTGCGCACGTCCTGTGGACCAAATTGGTACACGGGTGGGACCAACAATAACAGCTACGTGGTGGCCCTCTTCGTCACCTGCTTCATGATGCCCCTGAGCCTGATCATCTTCTCCTACTCCAGTCTGCTGGTGGTCCTCCGAGCC GTCGCTCAGCAACAGAAGGACAGCCAGAGCACGCAGCGCGCCGAGCGAGAGGTGTCCCGCATGGTGGTCGCCATGGTGATGGCCTTCCTGGTCTGCTGGTTGCCCTACACCACCTTTGCCATGGTGATTGCAATTAATAAGGACATCGTGATTCAGCCCACCCTGGCCTCCATGCCTTCCTACTTCTCAAAGACCGCCACCATCTACAACCCCGTCATTTACGTCTTCATGAACAAACAG TTCCGGACATGCCTGGTGACCACCCTGTGTTGTGGCCGTGACCCGCTTGGCGGCAGCGAGGAGACCAGCTCCGGCTCCGCAGCCGGCAGCAACACCAAGACCATCGACCTGTCCGAGAGGGGCGGCAACAGAGTCTTGCCGGCCTGA